From Actinomycetota bacterium, a single genomic window includes:
- a CDS encoding MerR family transcriptional regulator — protein MAEQRDRAVFVISVAAELAGVHPQTLRIYEREGLVRPKRTSANARRYSERDIERLLEIKRLTSDGMNLEGVRRVIALTQEIERLQATVAALESELRTQARRHRQEVESIRRSARRDLVPYSSAIVRYEHPSRYEQA, from the coding sequence ATGGCGGAGCAACGGGACCGGGCGGTGTTCGTGATCTCGGTCGCGGCCGAGCTGGCCGGGGTCCACCCCCAGACGCTGCGGATCTACGAGCGCGAGGGCCTGGTCCGGCCCAAGCGGACCAGCGCCAACGCCCGCCGCTACTCCGAGCGGGACATCGAGCGGCTGCTGGAGATCAAGCGGCTGACCAGCGACGGCATGAACCTGGAAGGGGTGCGGCGGGTGATCGCGTTGACCCAGGAGATCGAGCGTCTCCAGGCCACCGTGGCCGCGCTCGAGTCCGAGCTGCGGACCCAGGCCCGCCGCCACCGCCAGGAGGTCGAGAGCATCCGGCGGTCGGCCCGGCGCGACCTGGTCCCCTACTCCTCGGCCATCGTCCGCTACGAGCATCCCTCACGATACGAGCAAGCCTGA